The following are encoded in a window of Borrelia coriaceae genomic DNA:
- a CDS encoding DUF792 family protein, which produces MLNNNTLSPHEIFQIIRDVSTQIFALFSTDNFIVLFPRPDLKGMGYLPQLFFIKPKSELITRTYNTSCSKRPVINYYSRKAEYVSYNPTLTAETISLSGGILTNLYKEMLTPLKSTYFGNCLLEFDSNLVKEQLASRLQAQVPFTAYSPSFGIKDLVVINSITFKDTPFIDEVEVSLNMEVIKTFSLRKYKG; this is translated from the coding sequence ATATTGAACAATAATACATTATCACCACATGAAATATTTCAAATAATTAGAGATGTTTCAACCCAAATCTTTGCTTTATTTAGTACTGATAACTTTATAGTTCTTTTTCCAAGACCCGATCTTAAAGGAATGGGATACCTTCCACAACTATTTTTTATTAAACCAAAGTCTGAACTTATTACTAGAACTTATAACACAAGTTGTTCTAAACGTCCTGTTATCAATTATTATTCTAGAAAAGCTGAATATGTAAGCTATAATCCAACTCTAACAGCCGAGACTATATCACTCTCAGGTGGCATCTTAACAAATTTATATAAAGAAATGTTAACACCGCTGAAATCAACTTATTTTGGTAATTGTCTACTCGAATTTGATAGTAATTTGGTAAAAGAACAACTAGCATCTAGACTACAAGCTCAAGTACCATTTACTGCTTACAGTCCATCATTTGGTATTAAAGATTTGGTTGTTATAAATTCAATCACATTTAAAGATACTCCTTTTATTGATGAAGTTGAAGTTAGTCTCAATATGGAGGTTATTAAAACATTTTCATTAAGAAAATATAAAGGATAG
- a CDS encoding DUF759 family protein produces the protein MNDKFTIKFKGVLDHAATRKSLERDISKLENLIKPKRTSLGSTKDFIKYNLQEKKRELKNQTKYEKLRDKVEKFRLSETKKLIKQGYTFQKAQREAFKRSTMSSEDLRTLEYKKLKEESKRKGKLTQQNKVGIGIPSIAIGTAIGNIVSHAIKKVSSNTLGFAKEAIKEQAIAKRFNLINSRIFEKNEKASLMSNLHGMKTFEQTKSIEEFLSKAGVIKGTLANLGLDNENNVLKSVELAAKLKASGIASSDDDAISSVIELLSGKGNAIFTMMSQFKKVRKDYLEQSQMQYEQGATLDLSSRTKMIEKILKDFNSLNITQHASAADKAVSNIYKLDDELKELTAKVMDPLVKVTADLLTWLKDFKFKTHIVDPLINGIKNIFSLDILIARLKSILPKFLGGDGGESLAKLQEESDKSVSTP, from the coding sequence GTGAATGATAAATTTACAATCAAATTTAAAGGGGTCTTAGATCACGCAGCAACGCGAAAATCATTAGAAAGAGATATATCCAAGTTAGAAAATCTAATCAAACCCAAACGAACATCACTTGGAAGTACAAAAGACTTTATTAAATATAACTTACAAGAAAAGAAACGCGAACTTAAAAACCAAACCAAATATGAAAAATTAAGAGACAAAGTAGAAAAGTTTAGACTTAGTGAAACTAAAAAACTCATAAAGCAAGGCTATACATTCCAAAAAGCACAACGTGAAGCATTTAAACGTTCTACTATGTCATCAGAAGATTTAAGAACATTAGAATATAAAAAATTAAAAGAAGAGAGTAAACGAAAAGGTAAGTTAACACAACAAAATAAAGTAGGAATTGGTATCCCAAGTATTGCAATAGGAACTGCCATTGGAAATATAGTATCTCATGCTATAAAAAAGGTTTCTTCTAATACTCTTGGATTTGCAAAAGAAGCTATAAAAGAACAAGCTATTGCAAAAAGATTTAATCTTATAAATTCTAGGATATTTGAAAAAAACGAAAAAGCAAGCTTAATGAGTAATCTACATGGCATGAAAACATTTGAGCAAACCAAAAGCATAGAAGAATTCTTAAGCAAAGCTGGTGTCATTAAGGGTACCCTTGCTAACTTGGGACTTGATAATGAAAATAATGTATTAAAATCTGTGGAACTTGCTGCTAAGCTTAAGGCAAGTGGTATTGCTTCAAGTGATGACGATGCTATATCTTCTGTGATTGAACTTCTAAGTGGTAAAGGTAATGCAATTTTTACAATGATGAGTCAGTTTAAAAAAGTTAGAAAAGATTATCTTGAACAATCACAAATGCAATATGAACAAGGAGCTACTCTAGACTTAAGCTCTAGAACCAAAATGATAGAAAAGATACTAAAAGACTTTAACTCTTTAAATATCACGCAACATGCAAGTGCTGCTGATAAAGCAGTAAGCAATATTTACAAATTAGATGATGAGCTTAAAGAACTAACTGCTAAGGTTATGGATCCTTTAGTAAAAGTCACTGCGGATCTACTCACATGGCTTAAAGACTTTAAGTTTAAAACACATATCGTTGATCCCTTAATAAACGGAATCAAAAATATTTTTTCTTTAGATATCTTAATTGCAAGACTTAAATCAATACTTCCTAAATTCTTAGGAGGTGACGGTGGTGAGAGTCTTGCTAAACTTCAAGAAGAATCAGATAAATCTGTATCTACACCATAA
- a CDS encoding DUF1322 family protein, with product MITKDALQFIKSLQTTRERYFALLEEVKKNKYWLPIFTNVCSYNEVKSMFYDELMEVNKISEAKLEKQILELILSK from the coding sequence ATGATTACTAAAGATGCTCTTCAGTTTATAAAAAGTCTACAGACTACTAGAGAACGCTATTTTGCTTTACTTGAAGAAGTTAAAAAAAATAAATACTGGCTACCAATATTTACAAATGTATGCTCTTACAATGAAGTTAAAAGCATGTTTTATGATGAACTCATGGAAGTTAATAAAATATCTGAAGCTAAGTTAGAAAAACAAATATTAGAACTTATTCTTTCTAAGTGA
- a CDS encoding DUF1473 family protein produces MITRYKMQILSKDKTYEYQLKVLPMYEWDSILGFSQNEGTQKLNEIKYLKEITNLMIKPGFLDEFYLILDNNREFATYYKDYLVAIIYCVEFNIFHLDPEFKKPSFIFLKEYENNVGDFVQFDYINDTEFNYEHVVNKIKDNNQDRITL; encoded by the coding sequence ATGATTACAAGATATAAAATGCAAATTTTAAGTAAAGATAAAACTTATGAGTACCAACTAAAAGTATTACCAATGTATGAATGGGATTCTATATTAGGATTTTCACAAAATGAAGGCACCCAAAAACTGAACGAAATTAAATATTTAAAGGAAATTACCAATTTAATGATAAAACCAGGATTTCTAGATGAATTTTATCTTATTTTGGATAATAATAGAGAATTTGCTACTTATTATAAAGATTACCTTGTAGCAATTATATACTGTGTAGAGTTTAATATATTTCATTTAGATCCCGAATTTAAAAAGCCATCTTTTATTTTCCTTAAAGAATATGAAAATAATGTTGGAGATTTTGTTCAATTTGATTATATAAATGACACAGAATTTAATTATGAACACGTTGTAAATAAAATAAAGGATAACAATCAAGATAGGATAACCTTATGA
- a CDS encoding DUF1463 family protein: protein MNNLYKLTDVYFSIGGRQINSGKLEFTSEPTTRAIISNEDRGLPVISLRDPKTITYIFNIEVTLGSQDYILLTQLADDQFYNMNISKNDKMLDLVFNDRISTKIISNTAVFTEEPSRSYSSEAEKVTFEIRAINCEKITKIN, encoded by the coding sequence TTGAATAATTTATATAAATTAACAGATGTTTATTTTTCAATAGGTGGTAGGCAAATTAACAGTGGAAAATTAGAATTTACAAGTGAACCTACAACAAGAGCAATAATTAGCAATGAAGACAGAGGCCTGCCCGTTATTAGTCTTAGGGATCCTAAAACCATTACTTATATATTCAACATTGAAGTTACGCTTGGTAGCCAAGATTACATTTTACTTACACAACTAGCAGATGATCAGTTTTATAACATGAATATAAGTAAAAATGACAAAATGTTAGATCTTGTATTTAATGATCGTATTTCAACAAAAATTATTAGTAATACTGCTGTATTTACAGAAGAACCCTCTAGAAGCTACTCATCTGAAGCTGAAAAGGTTACTTTTGAGATCAGAGCAATTAATTGTGAAAAAATAACCAAAATAAATTAA
- a CDS encoding DUF787 family protein codes for MPQDTINVNLTHQALDIKHVNYYQPLLVYKCSKIKVETSTPKVKTLNLNINSFTKQIDALEKEGSNDQDAFDKEKAYLKKAIQAFFSAGEQGLRSVKLLIYKDSNESKEIKSQLQENRYTFVVLINTYSSTNDGGDGLTVYKDDYTHFKEDKHFFVFATKESEIKELFKNGSNSKAKIIVIHSKKEEHLHLRFISKYLHEASIFHSTNPYGLKFSGMNPITDSGDIDKLRKANINFYSLLNETGLDGVMAFKEGVTLEGAAIDELFTYHYIKYELTFELVRVWNVNNRQNSKLSALQLDGKKDNAYTTAIECKLKSFIDKGMIVSYSDLNVKIEPSSSLKLLLSLNIVYNFSMNSVLLNITSQDISDYLNTLSS; via the coding sequence TTGCCACAAGACACAATTAACGTCAATTTAACTCACCAGGCCTTAGATATAAAACATGTAAATTATTACCAGCCCTTACTAGTATATAAATGTTCAAAGATTAAAGTTGAAACTTCAACACCTAAAGTGAAGACATTAAACTTAAATATAAATAGCTTTACAAAGCAAATTGATGCACTTGAAAAAGAAGGTAGTAACGATCAGGATGCATTTGACAAAGAAAAAGCTTACCTAAAAAAAGCAATACAAGCATTCTTCTCAGCAGGCGAGCAAGGCTTAAGATCAGTTAAACTCCTTATATATAAAGATTCAAACGAATCAAAGGAAATTAAAAGCCAGTTACAAGAAAACAGATATACTTTTGTTGTTCTTATAAATACTTACTCAAGCACTAATGACGGTGGTGATGGTCTTACTGTATATAAAGATGACTATACACATTTTAAAGAAGATAAGCACTTTTTTGTATTCGCAACTAAAGAATCTGAAATAAAAGAGTTATTTAAAAATGGTAGTAACTCTAAAGCCAAAATTATTGTTATTCATTCTAAGAAAGAAGAGCATTTACATTTAAGATTTATATCTAAATACTTACATGAAGCTAGTATATTTCATTCAACTAATCCTTATGGACTTAAGTTCAGTGGTATGAATCCCATTACTGATAGTGGTGATATTGACAAACTTAGAAAAGCTAATATTAATTTTTACTCATTGCTTAATGAAACGGGTCTTGATGGCGTTATGGCATTTAAAGAAGGTGTAACTCTTGAAGGAGCTGCAATTGATGAATTATTCACTTATCACTATATCAAATATGAGCTCACCTTTGAACTTGTTAGAGTATGGAATGTTAATAATAGACAAAACAGTAAATTATCAGCTTTACAACTTGATGGTAAAAAAGACAATGCATATACTACTGCTATTGAATGTAAACTTAAGAGTTTCATTGATAAAGGTATGATTGTCTCATATTCAGATCTTAACGTTAAGATTGAACCAAGTTCAAGCTTAAAACTTTTACTATCACTAAATATTGTTTACAACTTTAGTATGAATAGCGTGCTTCTTAATATTACTTCACAAGACATTAGTGATTATTTAAATACTTTATCCAGTTAA
- a CDS encoding DUF764 family protein → MILNIKVIHTCLLDYLKSFKEVIKNLGINLDIIHTYNHPYMSKHTTKLENICAVKFENIDNLLIPNSRCGEFYSNVNEFSLHFQIFILSQVINSQDRDSYYTMLQIYSLLTDFIYENTCKLTLEQEEDDKYSLQVNLYIYPTTNMQNSGLIKIDSNYSNVAYCCSQNFKANAQIIQKLKEANIATRHN, encoded by the coding sequence GTGATACTCAATATTAAGGTTATACATACTTGTTTACTAGATTATCTAAAAAGTTTTAAAGAAGTCATTAAGAACTTAGGAATAAACTTAGACATAATTCATACATATAATCATCCATACATGTCTAAACACACTACCAAGCTTGAAAATATATGTGCAGTTAAATTTGAAAATATAGATAACTTATTAATACCAAATTCAAGATGCGGTGAATTTTACTCTAATGTAAATGAGTTTAGTTTGCATTTTCAAATATTTATTTTAAGTCAAGTTATAAATTCTCAAGATAGGGATTCATATTACACCATGCTTCAAATTTATAGTTTGTTAACTGATTTTATTTATGAGAATACTTGTAAGTTAACACTAGAACAAGAAGAAGATGATAAATATTCACTTCAAGTTAACTTATATATCTATCCTACAACAAATATGCAAAACAGTGGACTTATTAAAATTGATTCCAATTATAGCAATGTTGCTTATTGTTGTAGTCAAAACTTTAAAGCTAATGCACAGATTATACAAAAATTAAAGGAGGCTAATATTGCCACAAGACACAATTAA
- a CDS encoding DUF1506 family protein: MIHKNNVRSRLAGSASRIISYFKNEETLKLYKGTYAYLEDLSDYQLTYDKDKFQEFTGVFFSIESDELTNLYDSNLYDIKSLHKLYTTSNLEFELKDRISDSNMFYEIVSIDSSIGYLTIILKVIEWK; the protein is encoded by the coding sequence ATGATTCATAAGAATAATGTTAGAAGTAGACTAGCAGGATCAGCATCAAGAATAATCTCTTACTTTAAGAATGAAGAGACGCTTAAACTCTATAAAGGCACTTATGCTTATTTAGAAGACTTATCAGATTATCAGTTGACATATGATAAGGATAAATTTCAAGAGTTTACGGGTGTATTTTTTAGTATAGAATCAGATGAACTTACAAATTTATATGATTCCAATCTTTATGATATAAAGTCGCTTCATAAACTTTATACTACATCTAATTTAGAGTTTGAACTTAAAGATAGAATATCAGATTCTAATATGTTTTATGAAATAGTCAGTATTGACTCTAGTATTGGCTATCTTACTATCATTTTGAAGGTAATAGAATGGAAATAG
- a CDS encoding DUF3890 domain-containing protein has product MSSELQTLHSKILSLLNLNEEVLSFTQFETYTELLEMIITTKGINADMLTSSHLILLLYYYIGCKLNQAGVIREFGLDRIKSEKINDLEISYHPIGNESNANTSFCSQFESLLSSLKSQTTNPSCCIGIIR; this is encoded by the coding sequence ATGTCATCAGAATTGCAAACACTTCATAGTAAGATATTAAGTTTACTTAATTTAAATGAAGAAGTATTGTCATTTACTCAGTTTGAAACTTATACAGAATTACTTGAGATGATAATAACTACCAAAGGAATTAATGCTGACATGCTTACCTCCTCACATCTGATATTACTACTTTATTACTATATAGGTTGTAAACTAAATCAAGCGGGTGTGATACGTGAATTTGGTCTTGATCGGATAAAGAGTGAGAAGATTAATGATCTTGAAATTTCATATCACCCTATTGGTAATGAATCTAATGCAAACACAAGTTTTTGTAGTCAGTTTGAATCTTTACTTAGTAGTCTTAAAAGCCAAACAACTAATCCTTCTTGTTGTATAGGAATTATAAGATGA
- a CDS encoding DUF228 domain-containing protein produces the protein MSTNITQLVTDYQDKLKKLKKQMKNPTSDASTFSNKVDFRDKNRHLQNQGGTVTSRHDKLENYFFTGYPYKRGVKLVVDTTSDSSKPHYEPHVAVGGEDDIYGICTDIDEFTNTATVIPITNNFQGYLVAKESSSIKRKDKLKFNTNGELEKVNSSDGKINAMALSDAIELDTEKKLYIVNVAIYGNKGKPS, from the coding sequence GTGTCAACAAACATAACTCAGTTAGTAACTGACTATCAAGATAAACTTAAGAAACTAAAGAAGCAAATGAAGAACCCTACTAGTGATGCTAGTACTTTTAGTAATAAGGTTGATTTTAGGGATAAAAATAGACATTTACAAAATCAAGGTGGTACTGTAACTAGTAGGCATGACAAATTAGAGAATTACTTCTTTACAGGTTATCCATATAAAAGAGGAGTAAAGCTAGTTGTAGATACAACATCAGATAGTAGTAAACCACATTATGAACCACATGTTGCAGTTGGTGGTGAGGATGACATTTATGGCATATGTACAGACATAGATGAGTTTACTAATACTGCTACAGTAATTCCTATTACAAATAATTTCCAAGGATATTTAGTAGCAAAAGAAAGCAGTAGTATAAAAAGAAAAGACAAACTTAAATTTAATACAAATGGTGAGCTTGAAAAGGTTAACTCAAGTGATGGCAAAATTAATGCCATGGCATTATCAGATGCTATTGAACTTGACACTGAAAAAAAGCTTTATATAGTAAATGTAGCTATTTATGGTAATAAAGGTAAACCAAGTTAA
- a CDS encoding DUF228 domain-containing protein has translation MNNKGNQNPSLVPNLGHVTLEPDMYAGMDDNELIETLKQQLQQEQIKEDDEDNDDEQKDEEQGEELQQPSRTRGRSRRKRQAAVLETEDGKSLKDVILKLKKYSKSFNYDERSVFKAKTDFRDKNLTFDAISQSVSSSTDKLEEYPAIGFPYKSAVKLKIETEKSDEVQVEVSDGKNMYGICIDIDEHTNVATVIPITNNFEGYVIAKSSSSIQIGDKLDFDSDGKVIKSTNDSQSSIKAIALSTIFTLNLTDDTSKKDQEDYKLYLIKIAIYGNKAVS, from the coding sequence GTGAATAACAAGGGTAATCAAAATCCAAGCTTAGTACCTAATTTGGGACATGTAACACTTGAACCCGATATGTATGCTGGCATGGATGATAATGAACTGATTGAGACTTTAAAACAACAGTTACAACAAGAACAAATAAAAGAAGATGATGAAGACAATGATGATGAACAAAAAGACGAAGAACAAGGAGAAGAATTACAACAACCTTCTAGAACAAGAGGACGAAGTCGAAGAAAAAGGCAAGCAGCAGTACTTGAAACTGAGGATGGTAAGTCATTGAAAGACGTTATATTAAAGTTAAAGAAATATTCTAAAAGTTTTAATTATGATGAAAGGTCAGTATTTAAAGCTAAAACTGATTTTAGAGATAAAAACTTAACATTTGATGCTATATCTCAATCTGTATCAAGTAGTACAGATAAGTTAGAAGAATACCCTGCTATAGGGTTTCCATACAAGAGTGCGGTTAAATTAAAAATTGAAACTGAAAAATCGGATGAGGTTCAAGTTGAAGTATCTGATGGTAAGAATATGTATGGTATATGCATTGATATTGATGAGCATACTAATGTAGCAACAGTAATACCTATAACAAATAATTTTGAAGGTTATGTAATTGCTAAAAGCTCTTCTAGTATTCAGATTGGTGATAAGTTAGATTTTGATTCAGATGGAAAAGTCATTAAATCAACTAATGATTCACAATCATCAATTAAAGCAATTGCATTATCAACTATATTTACATTAAATCTTACTGATGATACATCTAAAAAAGATCAAGAGGATTATAAGCTGTATTTAATAAAAATAGCTATTTATGGTAATAAGGCCGTTTCTTAA